The Cylindrospermopsis curvispora GIHE-G1 genome contains a region encoding:
- a CDS encoding slr1601 family putative cell division protein: MKAFEYIPPLQPQKPSSTVRRQSKRHLRQRSQLIMAMEVFGKIIVNLLIISVSISALTRLFPYYWLQQDKLENIETQVKLMKTRVRTLREEFTRNFDPSQAQSIMREHSYRLQPNQRQIILVNPDRKTVEALDSTQ; the protein is encoded by the coding sequence ATGAAAGCATTTGAATATATACCACCACTACAGCCTCAAAAACCATCTTCAACTGTACGCCGTCAGTCGAAAAGACACCTTCGCCAGCGATCGCAATTAATTATGGCAATGGAAGTTTTTGGCAAAATCATAGTAAATTTACTTATTATTTCAGTATCAATATCTGCACTGACACGGCTGTTCCCCTATTACTGGTTACAGCAAGACAAGTTAGAAAATATAGAGACACAAGTTAAGCTTATGAAAACTCGCGTTCGCACCCTAAGAGAAGAATTTACCCGTAATTTTGATCCTAGTCAAGCTCAAAGCATTATGAGAGAACACTCTTACCGCTTACAACCTAACCAGCGACAAATTATACTGGTTAATCCAGATAGAAAAACTGTCGAAGCCCTAGATTCCACGCAGTAA
- a CDS encoding tetratricopeptide repeat protein: protein MDTYSFFNSHTDNNPLYKRNNWQSSYKSYNQKKLAAPDMGSLKDEKYMRSYALQLAHQGEYTKAIALLNQIIDSHPENAIDYNNRGLIYFQSGHAQKALLDYNTAMQLNPRLASVYNNRANYYAAGGDLVKAMSDYDQALDLNPRYVRAWINRGITLRELGEYKDAIDDFEIALLFGQLEIHIWSERGRSYHLWGDWNCAIADYRRVLSHTNSLDKIGDIITYRLRLQVENWLGELGFYTYK, encoded by the coding sequence ATGGATACTTACTCTTTTTTTAACTCTCACACTGACAATAACCCCTTATATAAAAGAAACAATTGGCAAAGTTCTTACAAGTCTTATAACCAAAAAAAATTAGCAGCTCCAGACATGGGGTCTTTAAAGGATGAGAAGTATATGCGATCATACGCTTTACAATTAGCTCATCAAGGAGAGTACACAAAGGCGATCGCCTTGCTGAACCAAATAATTGATAGTCATCCTGAAAATGCTATTGACTATAATAACAGGGGGTTAATCTACTTTCAAAGCGGTCATGCTCAAAAAGCACTACTGGACTACAATACTGCCATGCAGTTGAACCCCAGGTTGGCCAGCGTCTATAATAACCGAGCTAACTACTATGCTGCTGGCGGCGATTTAGTTAAGGCCATGTCTGATTATGACCAAGCTTTGGATTTAAATCCCCGCTACGTGCGCGCCTGGATTAATCGGGGTATTACCTTACGAGAATTAGGAGAGTACAAAGATGCCATTGATGATTTTGAAATTGCCCTGCTGTTTGGTCAACTCGAGATTCACATTTGGTCAGAACGGGGTAGGAGTTACCACCTGTGGGGCGATTGGAACTGTGCGATCGCAGATTACCGTAGGGTCTTATCCCATACAAATTCCTTAGATAAGATAGGGGATATAATCACCTATAGGCTAAGGCTACAAGTGGAAAATTGGTTAGGAGAATTAGGTTTTTACACGTATAAATGA
- a CDS encoding glutathione S-transferase family protein, with protein MLKLYGSLFSRASIIKWYLEELNVPYEFVNLDMKAGEHLKPDFLAINPIGKVPAIVDGELKLWESGAILLYLAQKYSQVSSSLETQATFYQWVLFANSTLATGIFIETNREKEMPRLLGPLNDIFSQQPFLLGDQFTVADVAVGSILSYIPIMLKLDLSNYPAVLNYMHNISLRPAFQNTIGARSN; from the coding sequence ATGTTGAAACTATACGGTAGCCTTTTTAGTCGAGCATCAATTATTAAGTGGTATTTAGAGGAGCTAAATGTTCCATACGAGTTTGTGAATCTGGATATGAAAGCAGGAGAGCATCTAAAACCAGATTTCTTAGCAATTAATCCTATTGGAAAAGTGCCAGCAATTGTAGATGGTGAGTTAAAACTTTGGGAATCGGGAGCAATTTTGTTATACTTGGCCCAAAAGTACAGTCAGGTATCCTCATCTTTAGAGACCCAAGCAACCTTTTACCAGTGGGTACTATTTGCTAATTCGACCTTAGCCACAGGTATATTCATAGAAACCAACCGAGAAAAAGAAATGCCGCGTTTATTAGGTCCCTTAAATGATATTTTTTCTCAACAACCATTTCTACTAGGGGATCAGTTTACCGTTGCTGATGTAGCTGTAGGATCTATACTCAGCTATATCCCCATTATGCTGAAGCTGGACTTAAGTAACTACCCAGCAGTCTTAAACTACATGCATAACATCTCCCTTCGTCCAGCATTTCAAAACACCATAGGTGCAAGAAGTAACTAG
- a CDS encoding YajQ family cyclic di-GMP-binding protein translates to MASSFSFDIVSDFDRQELVNAVDQVIRDIKSRYDLKDTQTTVELGEKTVTINTDSNMTLESVHGILREKAAKRNLSQKIFDFGQVESASGNRVRQEITLKKGINQDIAKQISKLIRDNFKKVQASIQGDAVRVTAKAKDDLQAVIQSLKEEDFPVALQFTNYR, encoded by the coding sequence ATGGCATCTAGTTTTTCTTTCGATATTGTCAGCGATTTTGACCGTCAAGAATTGGTCAATGCGGTTGATCAGGTGATACGAGACATCAAAAGCCGTTATGATCTCAAAGATACCCAAACCACCGTGGAGTTGGGGGAAAAAACTGTTACTATTAATACTGACAGCAATATGACTTTGGAGTCAGTGCATGGTATACTGCGGGAAAAGGCTGCTAAACGTAATCTATCACAAAAGATCTTTGATTTTGGTCAGGTTGAGTCTGCTAGCGGTAATCGTGTCCGTCAAGAAATTACCCTGAAAAAGGGCATTAATCAGGATATTGCTAAACAAATATCTAAACTAATTCGTGACAATTTTAAGAAGGTACAGGCTTCTATTCAAGGGGATGCAGTAAGGGTTACAGCCAAAGCCAAGGATGACTTACAAGCTGTAATCCAAAGCTTAAAAGAAGAGGATTTTCCTGTAGCTTTACAATTCACTAACTACCGTTAA
- a CDS encoding phosphotransacetylase family protein, whose protein sequence is MATSVKNFKYLLIGSIEAYSGKSATLLGLSYQLRQKGLDIAYGKPLGNSRFNPKINPMEEDVQFMIESLKLGENLVAPTLLGLNEVSVQKRLRGEDKTNYQELLVEHYLQVARGDLMLLEGPGNLTEGNLFGLSLPEVANILDGGVILVHRYQSLLSVETILSAQTIIGSRLEGISSRLLGVIINEVPPEELNTANDLLRPFLEERGIPVLAILPKNALLRSVSVRELVKQLKADILCREDRLDLLVESLAIGAMNVNAAVKYFRKRRNKAVVTGGDRVEIQQAALETSTQCLILTGQLPPPPFILHRAEELEIPILSVDLDTLTTVEIVDRAFGHVRFHEPLKVECINQLMSEHFDTNRLLSQLGN, encoded by the coding sequence GTGGCAACATCTGTTAAAAATTTTAAGTATTTGCTAATTGGCTCAATAGAGGCTTACAGCGGCAAATCTGCAACCCTGTTGGGGTTATCTTACCAACTAAGACAAAAGGGATTAGATATAGCCTATGGTAAACCCCTGGGTAATAGTAGATTCAATCCCAAGATCAATCCGATGGAAGAAGATGTCCAATTTATGATCGAAAGCTTGAAGCTGGGTGAAAATCTAGTTGCACCGACCCTGTTGGGCTTAAATGAGGTTAGCGTCCAAAAAAGATTAAGGGGTGAGGATAAAACTAATTACCAGGAACTATTGGTAGAACATTATTTACAAGTGGCACGGGGAGATTTGATGCTCTTGGAAGGGCCAGGTAATTTGACCGAGGGAAATTTATTTGGTTTATCCTTACCAGAAGTTGCTAATATATTGGATGGCGGTGTAATTTTAGTCCACCGTTACCAGTCTCTTCTCTCAGTAGAGACAATTTTATCAGCCCAAACAATTATAGGTTCTAGATTAGAAGGAATCAGCTCACGCTTGCTTGGTGTAATAATCAATGAAGTCCCCCCAGAAGAACTGAACACTGCCAACGATCTCCTGCGCCCATTTTTGGAAGAACGGGGAATTCCTGTATTAGCCATACTGCCAAAGAACGCCTTACTCCGTAGCGTTAGTGTACGGGAGCTAGTCAAACAATTGAAAGCTGATATTTTATGTCGTGAAGATCGCTTAGACTTATTAGTCGAAAGTCTGGCTATTGGGGCCATGAATGTCAATGCCGCAGTTAAATATTTCCGCAAACGTCGTAACAAGGCAGTGGTTACAGGAGGGGATCGGGTAGAAATTCAACAAGCAGCTTTAGAAACATCTACTCAATGTCTAATCCTCACGGGACAATTACCTCCTCCACCTTTCATCCTGCACCGGGCCGAAGAACTGGAAATTCCTATTTTATCAGTGGATCTTGACACCTTGACCACAGTAGAGATTGTTGATCGAGCCTTTGGTCATGTTCGGTTCCATGAACCTCTTAAAGTAGAGTGCATAAATCAACTAATGTCCGAACACTTCGATACCAACCGTCTCTTGTCACAACTAGGAAATTAA
- the ebsA gene encoding type IV pilus biogenesis protein EbsA — protein MDQTLPAATHEVNAYLPYIQGNKRNFLPWAITLYQKGCIDGERKIEGSDNIPFTAKWNISTLPTDLTCCSVQFHAPGEFAYEVTMTGFEFVDFLIQVIENYKRNRIVDFSKAFYRKLLCPE, from the coding sequence ATGGATCAAACATTGCCCGCTGCTACACACGAAGTAAATGCTTACTTGCCCTATATTCAGGGTAATAAACGTAATTTTTTACCCTGGGCTATCACCCTCTATCAAAAGGGTTGTATTGATGGAGAGCGGAAAATAGAGGGTAGTGACAATATTCCCTTCACGGCCAAATGGAATATTAGTACCCTACCTACTGATTTAACTTGCTGTAGTGTACAGTTTCATGCTCCTGGGGAGTTTGCCTATGAAGTAACTATGACTGGCTTTGAATTTGTAGACTTTCTAATTCAAGTCATAGAAAATTATAAGAGAAATAGAATTGTTGATTTTTCCAAAGCCTTTTACCGTAAACTCCTGTGTCCGGAATAA
- a CDS encoding dihydroorotase: MSDYPSLLIRQARVLLPNGDFIIGDVLTQKNKIVQVSSEVCADTSVVEIDAQGLTLLPGVIDPQVHFREPGLEYKEDLFTASCACAKGGVTSFLEMPNTKPLTTNQSALDDKLHRASQKSLVNYGFFIGATADNLTELLTVNPTPGIKIFMGSMHGDLLIDEEAILDRIFSQGSRLIAVHAEDQSRIRQRRQQFAGIHDPAIHSQIQDPQAALNATQLALKLSQKYHRRLHILHLSTGVEAELLRQYKPSWVTAEVTPQHLLLNTEAYSTIGTLAQMNPPLRSPQDNQVLWRALRDGVIDFIATDHAPHTLEEKAQIYPNTPSGMPGVETSLPLMLTAAMDGKCTVSQVANWMSKAVAVGYGIPNKGEITPGYDADLVLVDLNNYKPVKREELLSKCGWSPFEGWNLTGWPVQTIVGGQIVYAQGKVNPQIRGQALSFGG; this comes from the coding sequence ATGTCCGATTATCCTAGTTTATTGATTCGTCAAGCCCGTGTGCTGCTACCCAATGGTGATTTCATAATTGGGGATGTGTTAACCCAAAAGAACAAAATAGTACAAGTAAGTTCGGAAGTATGTGCTGACACTTCTGTGGTGGAAATAGATGCTCAAGGATTAACTTTACTTCCTGGGGTAATTGATCCCCAAGTGCATTTCCGTGAACCCGGTTTAGAATATAAGGAAGATCTGTTTACTGCCAGTTGCGCTTGCGCTAAAGGTGGTGTCACTTCCTTTTTGGAAATGCCAAATACAAAACCTTTAACTACTAATCAGTCAGCTTTAGACGACAAACTTCATAGGGCATCTCAAAAGTCTTTGGTTAATTATGGCTTTTTTATTGGGGCAACAGCAGATAACTTAACAGAGTTACTGACGGTTAATCCCACACCAGGAATTAAAATTTTTATGGGTTCCATGCATGGTGACCTATTAATTGATGAAGAAGCCATACTAGACAGAATATTTTCCCAGGGTAGTCGCTTAATAGCTGTTCATGCTGAAGACCAGTCCAGAATTCGTCAACGTCGTCAACAATTTGCCGGTATTCACGACCCAGCCATTCATTCTCAAATTCAAGACCCCCAGGCCGCTTTAAATGCAACCCAGTTAGCACTAAAACTTTCTCAAAAATATCATAGACGTTTACATATTTTACATTTATCTACGGGAGTGGAAGCAGAACTACTGCGTCAGTATAAACCTAGCTGGGTAACGGCGGAGGTCACGCCACAACACCTCTTGTTAAATACTGAAGCTTATAGCACCATAGGGACCCTAGCACAAATGAATCCTCCCTTGCGATCGCCCCAAGATAATCAAGTATTATGGCGGGCTTTACGAGATGGTGTAATTGATTTCATTGCTACAGATCATGCTCCCCACACCCTAGAAGAGAAAGCCCAGATTTACCCTAACACACCTTCTGGTATGCCAGGTGTAGAGACTTCTCTTCCATTAATGTTAACGGCAGCAATGGATGGTAAATGTACTGTCTCCCAAGTAGCAAATTGGATGTCTAAAGCAGTAGCTGTGGGGTATGGAATTCCCAATAAGGGAGAAATTACCCCTGGTTACGATGCGGATTTGGTCTTAGTGGATTTAAATAATTATAAACCTGTAAAAAGGGAGGAGTTATTAAGCAAATGTGGTTGGAGTCCCTTTGAGGGTTGGAACTTAACGGGTTGGCCCGTACAAACCATAGTAGGTGGTCAGATTGTCTATGCCCAAGGGAAAGTAAACCCACAGATTCGCGGTCAGGCATTAAGTTTTGGTGGTTAG
- the lepB gene encoding signal peptidase I produces MQNQVSEQNSGEKKNNSWIKEVFRTLALSGILALGVRTLVAEARWIPTGSMEPTLHGVQDQWQADKIIVDKVKYKFSPPERGDIVVFSPTDELQKEQFHDAFIKRIIGLPGERVELKNGKVYINNKSLPEEKYLFPTVRTGIDVCTATLQRPFLSQPQTIPPNSYLVLGDNRPSSYDGRCWGLVPREKIIGRAVIRFWPLNKIGSIDSPPLYPTQK; encoded by the coding sequence ATGCAAAATCAAGTGTCCGAGCAAAACTCCGGTGAAAAAAAGAATAATTCCTGGATTAAGGAAGTTTTTAGAACGCTAGCGCTGAGCGGTATATTAGCTTTAGGCGTTCGCACCCTGGTGGCTGAAGCGCGGTGGATACCCACAGGATCAATGGAACCCACGCTCCATGGTGTACAAGATCAATGGCAAGCGGATAAGATTATTGTGGATAAGGTGAAATATAAATTTTCTCCTCCTGAACGGGGGGATATTGTTGTATTCTCCCCCACGGATGAACTACAAAAGGAACAATTCCATGATGCCTTCATCAAGCGCATTATTGGTCTACCAGGTGAAAGGGTAGAATTAAAGAATGGCAAAGTCTATATTAACAATAAATCCCTGCCCGAAGAAAAATATTTATTTCCCACCGTGCGCACAGGTATTGATGTGTGTACAGCCACTTTGCAGCGTCCCTTTTTGTCCCAACCACAAACCATACCACCCAACTCCTATTTAGTTTTAGGTGATAACCGTCCGAGCAGTTATGATGGACGTTGTTGGGGACTTGTGCCAAGAGAAAAAATTATTGGACGTGCCGTGATTCGTTTCTGGCCTTTGAACAAGATTGGCAGTATTGACTCACCTCCCCTATACCCAACCCAAAAATGA
- the ldpA gene encoding circadian clock protein LdpA, producing MNELLAPLQSLKQSNWFKLICGASFQHLPSVRSLTLAYTLAGADCIDVAADPAVIDVVKQAFSVAKTLVKETQAKGFNWQGNLPLLMVSLNDGEDPHFRKAKFNPTDCPDNCSKPCEKICPAQAIVFNSQINNQKDSSSGIIAEKCYGCGRCVPICPYGIIDTVSHLSPLGAILPLIMSTGIDAIEIHTKVGRLPEFEDLWSKIAPWANKLKLLAISCNDGEGLIDYLKSVYNLIVPLPQVLIWQTDGRSMSGDIGDGTTITAIKLGQKVLAANLPGHVQLAGGTNNYTVPKLKTLGMLGGGKLENSPGQLAGVAYGSYARVLLSPVIDQLESWEVNTKKSQRLEDQPELLWQAVKLANSLVSQIKSQSDL from the coding sequence ATGAACGAATTATTAGCCCCCTTACAATCCCTTAAACAAAGTAACTGGTTCAAACTGATTTGTGGCGCCAGTTTCCAACATTTACCATCAGTTAGGAGTTTAACCTTGGCCTACACCCTAGCAGGTGCAGACTGTATAGATGTTGCTGCTGATCCGGCTGTAATTGATGTGGTTAAGCAGGCTTTCTCAGTTGCTAAAACCCTTGTAAAAGAAACACAAGCAAAAGGATTTAACTGGCAAGGGAACTTACCCTTATTAATGGTTAGTCTAAACGACGGTGAGGATCCACACTTTAGAAAAGCTAAATTCAATCCCACAGACTGTCCAGACAATTGTTCCAAACCTTGTGAGAAAATATGTCCTGCTCAGGCTATAGTATTTAATAGTCAAATTAACAATCAAAAAGATAGTTCTTCAGGAATTATTGCAGAGAAATGTTATGGGTGTGGACGTTGTGTCCCCATTTGTCCTTATGGGATAATTGACACAGTCTCTCATTTATCACCTCTAGGAGCAATTCTACCCTTGATCATGTCCACGGGAATAGATGCCATTGAAATTCATACAAAAGTGGGACGTTTGCCAGAGTTTGAGGACTTGTGGTCGAAAATAGCCCCTTGGGCAAATAAATTAAAGTTATTAGCCATCAGTTGCAATGATGGAGAGGGTTTAATTGACTACTTAAAATCAGTTTATAATCTGATAGTACCTCTTCCACAAGTTTTAATTTGGCAGACAGATGGCAGATCTATGAGTGGGGATATAGGGGATGGTACTACCATAACAGCGATAAAATTAGGACAAAAAGTTTTAGCGGCAAACTTACCGGGACATGTGCAGTTAGCAGGCGGTACTAATAATTACACTGTTCCCAAATTAAAGACCCTGGGGATGTTAGGGGGTGGAAAACTGGAGAATTCCCCGGGTCAACTTGCGGGTGTTGCTTATGGAAGCTATGCCCGGGTATTGCTGTCACCAGTGATTGACCAGTTAGAAAGTTGGGAGGTAAACACCAAAAAAAGTCAACGGCTAGAGGATCAACCAGAACTGCTCTGGCAAGCAGTAAAACTTGCTAACTCTCTGGTATCCCAAATCAAGTCACAGTCAGATCTCTAA
- a CDS encoding R3H domain-containing nucleic acid-binding protein: MTITDLQKLLEILPQDLEKQLQDHPQRDNLVEVVLDLGRLPEARFPGVAEYLSQSPVTQSQIDDCIQRVGNFGGDNRAGIEQTLHRISAIRNRNGKIIGLTCRVGRAVFGTIGMIRDLVETGKSILMLGRPGVGKTTALREIARVLAEDLHKRVIIIDTSNEIAGDGDIAHPAIGRARRMQVARPELQHQVMIEAVENHMPEVIIIDEIGTELEALASRTIAERGVQLVGTAHGNQIENLIKNPTLSDLVGGIQAVTLGDDEARRRRSQKTVLERKAPPTFEIAVEMLERERWVVHESVADTVDSLLRGRQPNPQTRTVDEQGKVSITRPLTLVNGYGSGLASEEESLAIKQVNGWRASGHMVALPPLSPERERGTTSEFDRLLDESFDQGDSFNLGKIRSAGPNGEDLPLHVYPYGVSRHQLEHVIEVLKLPVALTKDIDGADAILALRSHVKNQAKLRQLAKSRHLPIHVIKSSAIPQISRGLRRLLNMDDLDLGEDCELQLLLHEGSDDEIDALEEARLAVEQIVIPKGQPVELLPRSAHVRKMQHELVEHYRLKSHSFGEEPNRRLRIYPA, from the coding sequence ATGACGATTACAGACCTGCAAAAGTTACTGGAAATTTTACCCCAAGACCTGGAAAAACAGCTGCAAGATCATCCCCAAAGGGATAATTTAGTAGAAGTGGTGTTGGATTTAGGGCGTCTCCCAGAAGCTCGGTTTCCGGGTGTTGCTGAGTATTTAAGTCAGTCCCCCGTTACTCAGTCCCAAATAGATGATTGTATTCAACGAGTAGGAAATTTCGGCGGAGATAATAGAGCTGGTATCGAGCAAACTTTACATCGTATCAGTGCCATACGCAACCGCAATGGTAAAATTATTGGCTTGACTTGCCGTGTGGGTCGAGCCGTGTTTGGTACTATTGGGATGATCCGAGATTTAGTAGAAACGGGTAAGTCAATCCTCATGTTAGGTCGTCCAGGGGTTGGTAAAACAACAGCTTTGCGGGAAATTGCCCGTGTATTAGCCGAGGATCTGCATAAGAGAGTAATTATTATTGATACTTCCAATGAAATTGCTGGAGATGGTGACATAGCCCATCCAGCCATTGGTCGCGCTCGAAGAATGCAGGTAGCTAGACCAGAATTACAACATCAGGTAATGATTGAGGCTGTGGAAAACCACATGCCAGAGGTAATAATTATAGATGAGATTGGTACGGAGTTGGAGGCTCTAGCATCACGGACAATTGCGGAGAGAGGAGTACAATTAGTGGGTACTGCTCACGGAAATCAAATTGAGAACCTAATCAAAAACCCGACTCTTTCGGATTTGGTGGGTGGTATTCAAGCAGTAACTCTAGGAGATGACGAAGCTAGAAGACGTAGATCGCAAAAAACCGTATTGGAAAGGAAGGCACCCCCTACCTTTGAAATTGCTGTGGAAATGTTAGAGCGGGAGCGTTGGGTGGTACACGAAAGCGTGGCTGATACGGTTGATTCTTTATTAAGAGGACGCCAACCCAATCCTCAAACGCGAACGGTGGATGAACAGGGGAAAGTTTCCATTACTCGGCCATTAACACTGGTGAATGGTTATGGAAGTGGTTTAGCAAGTGAAGAAGAGTCTTTAGCAATCAAACAGGTAAATGGTTGGCGTGCTTCTGGTCACATGGTAGCTTTACCCCCGTTGTCTCCGGAGAGGGAACGGGGAACAACTAGTGAATTTGATCGGTTGTTGGATGAGTCTTTTGACCAGGGTGACAGTTTTAACTTAGGTAAAATTAGATCAGCGGGTCCAAATGGGGAAGATTTACCTTTGCATGTTTATCCTTATGGAGTGAGTCGTCATCAGTTGGAACATGTAATTGAGGTGTTGAAGTTACCTGTTGCTTTAACAAAGGATATTGATGGAGCAGATGCAATTTTAGCTTTGCGCTCCCATGTTAAAAATCAGGCAAAACTCAGGCAATTAGCTAAGTCTCGTCATTTACCCATACATGTAATTAAATCCAGTGCTATTCCCCAAATTAGTCGTGGGTTGAGAAGATTATTGAATATGGATGATCTGGATTTGGGAGAAGATTGTGAGTTGCAACTATTATTGCATGAGGGTAGTGATGATGAAATTGACGCTTTAGAGGAGGCCAGATTAGCAGTTGAACAAATTGTCATTCCCAAGGGTCAACCGGTAGAGTTGTTACCTCGTTCTGCCCATGTGCGTAAGATGCAGCATGAGTTAGTGGAGCATTATCGATTGAAGTCCCATAGTTTTGGGGAGGAACCAAATAGGAGGTTGAGGATTTATCCAGCTTAG
- a CDS encoding cytochrome P450, with the protein MQILPGPKTLSTIQVLNWIFRPMPYMVECAKNYGDVFALKLQSDLPPLIFLHSPEAIQQMLTNDQKELEAPGELNSIFEYLLGKNSVITLSGKAHQRERQLIMPPFHGERMKTYSKLIENITTKVFAQQEKNQFFNVRNITQDITLQVMMEAVFGIHEGERAVKLKYLLCEVLEQASSPLRVSFLYFPKLKEIFGISEIWRRYVEKKEQADQLIYQEIKERRENFDPQRTDILNLLMSARDENNQPMTDAELKDELMTLLVAGHETTATAISWAFYWIHKFPEVREKLLAELDSLEENYDSSAVFKLPYLTGVCNETLRIHPVGMLTFPRMVKAPISLGGYQLEPGTILLGSIYLVHHREDIYPDPEKFKPERFLEKQFSPYQFLPFGGGSRRCVGLAFAQMEMKLILAKVLKTWSMKLVNTQEVKPTRRGLVTGPNAPINLTIENIRTSEGLIYNLN; encoded by the coding sequence ATGCAAATACTACCAGGGCCGAAAACATTATCCACTATTCAAGTCTTAAACTGGATATTCAGGCCTATGCCTTATATGGTGGAATGTGCTAAAAATTACGGAGATGTGTTTGCTCTAAAACTACAAAGTGATTTACCACCACTGATATTTCTTCATTCTCCGGAAGCCATACAGCAGATGTTAACTAATGATCAAAAAGAATTGGAAGCACCGGGAGAGTTAAATAGTATTTTTGAATATTTATTGGGCAAAAATTCTGTTATTACTCTTAGTGGTAAGGCACATCAACGTGAGCGTCAATTAATTATGCCTCCTTTTCATGGAGAAAGAATGAAAACTTATTCAAAATTAATTGAGAATATCACCACAAAAGTTTTTGCTCAACAAGAAAAAAATCAATTTTTCAATGTTAGGAACATTACCCAAGATATCACTCTTCAGGTAATGATGGAGGCTGTTTTTGGCATTCATGAAGGAGAAAGAGCAGTAAAACTTAAATATTTACTTTGTGAAGTTTTAGAACAGGCTAGCAGTCCTTTGCGGGTGAGTTTTCTATATTTTCCTAAATTGAAAGAGATCTTTGGGATATCGGAAATTTGGAGACGATACGTTGAGAAAAAAGAACAAGCTGACCAACTAATTTATCAGGAAATTAAAGAAAGAAGAGAAAATTTTGATCCCCAGCGGACAGATATTCTTAATTTGCTTATGTCTGCTAGAGATGAAAATAATCAACCCATGACTGATGCAGAATTAAAAGATGAATTAATGACTTTATTAGTTGCGGGTCATGAAACTACAGCTACAGCTATTTCTTGGGCTTTTTACTGGATTCATAAATTCCCGGAAGTTAGAGAAAAGTTATTGGCAGAATTGGATAGTTTAGAAGAAAATTATGATTCCAGTGCTGTTTTTAAATTGCCATATTTAACTGGGGTTTGTAATGAAACATTAAGGATTCATCCCGTGGGAATGTTAACTTTTCCTAGAATGGTTAAAGCACCCATTTCTCTCGGCGGTTATCAACTTGAACCGGGGACAATTCTTTTAGGTTCAATTTATTTAGTTCATCACAGGGAAGATATTTATCCGGATCCAGAAAAATTCAAACCAGAACGCTTTTTAGAAAAACAATTTTCACCTTATCAATTTCTACCTTTTGGTGGTGGGTCTAGGCGTTGTGTGGGTTTAGCTTTTGCCCAAATGGAAATGAAATTGATATTGGCCAAAGTGCTAAAAACATGGTCAATGAAATTAGTTAATACCCAGGAAGTTAAACCAACAAGACGGGGGCTAGTTACTGGACCAAATGCTCCTATAAATCTGACAATTGAAAATATTAGAACCAGTGAAGGTTTAATTTATAATCTCAACTAA
- a CDS encoding RNA-guided endonuclease TnpB family protein, giving the protein MGTSFIVDGLHLKSLNQWYNKSVAKLKSDKPQGFWSNRLAAITEKRNRQMRDAVNKAARIVVNHCIENKIGAIVFGWNKGQKDSIDLGSKNNQKFFQIPTARLKDRIAQLCKQYGIDFIETEESYTSQSSFFDCDNIPKFGEKPEGWEASGKRVSRGVYETSDGFKINADCNGAANILKKVAVMLGIDLSGISRGCLSQPQKVRLWTLQKSPCLQTGEA; this is encoded by the coding sequence CTGGGAACATCATTTATTGTTGATGGACTTCATTTAAAAAGTTTAAATCAGTGGTACAACAAATCAGTAGCTAAACTTAAAAGTGATAAACCGCAGGGTTTTTGGTCTAACAGATTAGCTGCTATTACCGAAAAAAGAAACCGACAAATGCGTGATGCAGTTAACAAAGCTGCAAGAATAGTCGTTAACCACTGTATTGAAAATAAGATTGGTGCTATTGTTTTTGGATGGAATAAAGGACAAAAAGATAGTATTGATTTGGGGTCTAAAAACAATCAGAAGTTTTTCCAAATTCCCACAGCAAGATTAAAAGACCGTATTGCTCAATTATGTAAACAATACGGAATAGATTTTATTGAAACAGAAGAATCATACACTTCTCAATCATCGTTTTTTGATTGCGACAATATACCTAAATTCGGTGAAAAACCCGAAGGGTGGGAAGCAAGCGGGAAACGAGTTAGTCGTGGAGTATATGAAACTTCTGATGGGTTCAAAATTAATGCGGACTGTAATGGTGCTGCTAATATTTTGAAAAAAGTAGCGGTGATGCTAGGAATTGATCTTAGCGGAATCAGTAGAGGCTGTTTAAGCCAGCCTCAGAAAGTTCGTTTATGGACTCTTCAGAAATCTCCGTGTCTTCAGACCGGAGAAGCTTAA